The genomic DNA TTCTCGAGAGGAACGACGCGCATGACCTTGTTGTTCTTGACCTGGACGATCAGGTTGGCACCGGTCGAATCGTGCGGGCTGATCGACTTGCGGCGCGACAGCTCCCAGGTGCGGGCGCTGTAGCGGAAGGGCTTGCTGGTGAGCGCGCCGACCGGACAGATGTCGATCATGTTGCCGGAGAGTTCGGAGTCGACCGAATCGCCGAGGAAGGTCTCGATCTCGGAATGCTCGCCACGGTGCGACATGCCGAGCTCCATCACGCCGGCCACTTCCTGGCCGAAGCGCACGCAGCGCGTGCAATGGATGCAGCGGCTCATCTCTTCCATGCTGATGAGCGGGCCGACGTCCTTGTGGAACACGACGCGCTTTTCTTCCTCGTAGCGCGAGGACGAACCGCCGTAGCCCACCGCCAGATCCTGCAGCTGGCATTCGCCGCCCTGATCGCAGATCGGGCAATCGAGCGGATGGTTGATCAGCAGGAACTCCATGACCGACTGCTGGGCCTTGATGGCCTTGTCGCTCTTGGTGCGAACGATCATGCCCTGCGTGACCGGCGTGGCGCAGGCCGGCATCGGCTTGGGCGCCTTCTCGACATCGACCAGGCACATGCGGCAATTGGCCGCGATGCTGAGCTTCTTGTGATAGCAGAAGTGCGGAATGTAGGTGCCCGCCTTGTCGGCCGCATGCATGATCATGCTGCCTTCGACGATGTCGACCTTCTTGCCGTCGAGTTCGATTTCAACCATATGTGTGTCTTGCTCAGGCCTTGGCCGTCGTCTTGGGGACGTAGCCTGGAATCAGCGCCTCGAACTCGTGGCGGAAGTGCTTGATCATGGCCCGCACCGGCATTGCGGCGGCATCGCCGAGCGCGCAGATCGTGCGGCCCTGGATGTTGTCGGCCACCGAGTTGAGCAGGTCCATGTCGGAGGCCTTGCCCTGCCCGTTGTGGATGCGGTCCACCACGCGCCAGAGCCAGCCCGTGCCTTCGCGGCAGGGCGTGCATTGGCCGCAGGACTCATGCATGTAGAAATACGAAAGCCGCTTGAGCGATTCGACCATCGAGCGGCTGTCGTCCATCACGATCACCGCGCCCGAGCCGAGCATCGAGCCGGCCTTGGCAATGGCGTCGTAGTCCATCGTGCAGTCCATCATGATCGACGCCGGCAGCACCGGCGCCGAGGAGCCGCCGGGAATCACGGCCTTGAGCTGTCGGCCACGGCGCACGCCGCCCGCGAGTTCGAGCAGCTTGGAGAACGGCGTGCCCATCGGGATCTCGTAGTTGCCGGGCAGCTCGACGTCGCCGCTGACCGAGAAGATCTTGGTGCCGCCGTTGTTCGGCTTGCCGCATTCGAGGTACGCCGGGCCGCCGTTGACGATGATCCACGGCACGGCCGCGAAGGTCTCGGTGTTGTTGATCGTCGTCGGCTTGCCGTAGAGGCCGAAGCTGGCGGGGAACGGCGGCTTGAAGCGCGGCTGGCCCTTCTTGCCTTCGAGCGATTCGAGCAGCGCGGTCTCCTCGCCGCAGATGTAGGCGCCGAAGCCGTGCGTCGCGTGCAGCTGGAAGTTGAAGCTGCTGCCCAGGATGCCGTCGCCGAGATAGCCGGCGGCACGGGCCTCTTCGAGCGCTTCCTCGAAACGCTCGTAGGTCGTGAAGATCTCGCCGTGGATGTAGTTGTAGCCGACGCTGATGCCCATCGCATAGGCGGCGATGGCCATGCCCTCGATCACGATGTGCGGGTTGTACTGCAGCAGGTCGCGGTCCTTGCAGGTGCCGGGCTCGCCCTCGTCCGAATTGCAGACCAGGTACTTCTGTCCCGGGAACTGGCGCGGCATGAAGCTCCACTTGAGGCCGGTCGGGAAGCCCGCGCCGCCGCGGCCGCGCAGGCCCGAAGCCTTGACTTCGGCGATCACCTGGTCGGGCGTCAGCCCTTCGGCGAGGATCTTGCGCAGCGCCTGGTAGCCGCCGCGCGCCTCGTAGTCGGCCAGGCGCCAGTTGGTGCCGTTCAGGCCGGCATAGATCTGCGGCGTGATGTGGCGGTCGTGGAAGCAGGTCTGGACGCCGGTGGCCTGGAACTGCGAGAGCACTTGCTCGGAGGTCGTCATGGCGCGCCCTCCGTCGCCGCGTTGCGCAGGCCGTCGATCATCTGGTCGATCTTCTCGTTGCTCATGAAGCTGCACATGGTGCGGTCGTTGACCAGCATCACCGGCGAATCGGCGCAGGCGCCCAGGCATTCGCTCTGCTGCAGTGTGAACATGCCGTCGGGCGTGGTCTCGCCCATGCGGATGCCGAGCTTCTTCTCGCAATGCACGAGCGCCACCGCGCCGTCGCGCAACTGGCATGGCAGGTTGGTGCAGACGTTGAGCTTGTACTTGCCCACCGGCCGCTGGTTGTACATGTTGTAGAAGGTCGTGACCTCGTGCACGGCGATCGGCGCGATGCCGAGGTAGGCGGCGATCTCGCGCTCGCGCTGCATGCTCACGAAGCCTTCGTCCTTCTGGACGATGGTCAGGCAGGCCATCACGGCCGACTGCTTGCCTGCCGGCGGGTACTTGGCGACTTCGCGCGCGAAGAGATCGAGCGTCGCCGCCGACAGCGGCGCCGAGGCGCCGGTGGGTGTGTCGTGGGAAGTGGCAGAGGTCATTGGCGCGTTCACCTGTCGATTTCGCCGAACACGATGTCCATGGTGCCGATCACGGCGACGGCGTCGGCGATCATGTGGCCGCGCGACATCTCGTCGAGCGCGGCGAGGTGCGGAAAGCCCGGCGCACGGATCTTCAGCCGGTAGGGCTTGTTGGCGCCGTCGCTCACGAGGTAGATGCCGAACTCGCCCTTGGGATGCTCGACCGCGGCGTAGGCCTCGCCTTCGGGCACGTGGAAGCCTTCGGTGAAGAGCTTGAAATGGTGGATCAGCTCCTCCATGTTGGCCTTCATCGATTCGCGCGCCGGTGCCGCGACCTTGTGGTTGTCAGTGATCACCGGGCCCGCATTCTTGCGCAGCCAGGCCGAGCACTGCTGGATGATCCGGTTGGCCTGGCGCATCTCTTCGACGCGCACGAGGTAGCGGTCGTAGCAGTCGCCGGTCTTGCCGACGGCGATGTCGAAGTCCATGCGGTCGTAGACGTCGTAGGGCTGCTTCTTGCGCAAGTCCCATTCGACGCCCGAGCCGCGCAGCATCGGGCCGGTGAAGCCGAGGTTGAGCGCGCGCTCCGGCGTGACGACGCCGATGCCGACCGTGCGCTGCTTCCAGATGCGGTTGTCGGTGAGCAGCGTCTCGTACTCGTCGACCATCTTCGGAAATCGCCGGCAGAAGTCGTCGATGAAATCGAGCAGCGAGCCCTGGCGGTTCTGGTTGAGGCGCTCGATCGCCTTCGCGTTCTTGATCTTGCTGACCTTGTACTGCGGCATCGCGTCCGGCAGGTCGCGGTAGACGCCGCCCGGACGGAAATAGGCCGCATGCATGCGCGCGCCGGACACGGCCTCGTACATGTCGAACAGGTCCTCGCGCTCGCGGAAGCAGTAGATGAGCATGTTCATCGCACCGCAGTCCAGGCCGTGCGCACCGAGCCACAGCAGGTGGTTCAGCAAGCGCGTGATCTCGGCGAACATGACGCGGATGTACTGCGCACGCTCCGGCACCTCGAGGCCCATCAGGCGCTCGATGGCGAGGCAGTACGCGTGCTCGTTGCTCATCATCGAGACGTAGTCGAGCCGGTCCATGTAGGGCAGCGACTGAATGTACGTGCGCGTTTCGGCGAGCTTTTCGGTCGCGCGATGCAAGAGGCCGATGTGCGGGTCGGCGCGCTGGATCACTTCGCCGTCCAGTTCGAGCACCAGGCGCAGCACGCCGTGCGCTGCCGGATGCTGGGGACCGAAGTTCAGCGTGTAGTTCTTGATTTCCGCCATGTCAGTGCAATCCGCCGTAGTTGTCTTCGCGGATCACGCGCGGCGTGATCTCGCGCGGCTCGATCGACACCGGCTGATAGATCACGCGCTTCTGGTCCGCGTCGTAGCGCATCTCGACATGCCCGGAAACGGGGAAGTCCTTGCGGAACGGATGGCCGATGAAGCCGTAATCCGTGAGGATGCGGCGCAGGTCGTCATGACCCTCGAACACGATGCCGTAGAGGTCGAAGGCTTCGCGCTCGAACCAGCCTGCGGCGTTCCAGATGCCGGTCAGCGAATCGATCACCGGCAGATCTTCGTTGGGCACGAACACCTTGAGGCGCACGCGCTGGTTGAGGCTGACCGACAGCAGGTGCGTGACGACGCAGAAGCGCTCGCCTTCCCAGGTGCCTTCGCGGTAGTCGGAATAGTCGAGGCCGCAGAGATCGATCAGCTGCTCGAAGCGGCAGCCCGGCGCATCGCGCAGCAGAGTCGCGGCCTCGATGTAGTCGGCCGCGCCGACCACCACCGTCACCTCGCCGAGGCGCAGGGTGACGCTCCTGGCTTTGGCGCCGAGCGTTTCGGTGATCTGGGTCTTCAGTGCCTCGGGAGCAATGGCAAAGTCGGTCATCGTCTCTCGCTTGGTTCAGGCACGCGCGATCGTGTTGGTGCGTCGGATCTTCTGCTGCAGCTGGATGATTCCGTACAGCAGCGCCTCGGCGGTCGGCGGGCAGCCCGGCACGTAGACGTCGACCGGCACGATGCGGTCGCAGCCGCGCACGACCGAATAGCTGTAGTGGTAGTAGCCGCCGCCGTTGGCGCACGAGCCCATCGACAGCACCCAGCGCGGCTCGGGCATCTGGTCGTAGACCTTGCGCAGCGCGGGCGCCATCTTGTTGCACAGCGTGCCCGCCACGATCATCAGATCGGACTGGCGCGGACTCGGGCGGAACAGCATGCCGAAGCGGTCGATGTCGTAGCGCGCGGCGCCGGCGTGCATCATTTCCACGGCACAGCATGCGAGGCCGAAGGTCATCGGCCACAGTGATCCGGTCTTGGCCCAGTTCACCACCGAGTCGTAGGTGGTGGTGACGAAGCCTTCCTTCATGACGCCTTCAATGGCCATTTCGCGGATTCCTTGTCATTCCCAGTCGAGGGCGCCTTTTTTCCACTCGTAGACGAAGCCCACGACGAGGATGGCGAGAAAGATCATCATGGCCCAGAAGCCGACGGCGCCGATCTGCTTGAGCGCGATCGCCCACGGAAAGAGAAAGGCGATCTCGAGATCGAAAAGAATGAAGAGGATGGCGACCAGGTAGTAGCGCACATCGAACTTCATGCGCGCATCCTCGAAGGCTTCGAAGCCGCATTCGTAGGGCGCGTTTTTCTGGGCGTCGGGGCGGTTGGGCCCGAGGATGTAACCGAGAACCTGAGGCGCGACGCCTACACCGACACCGACCAGGATGAACAGCAGGACGGGGAGGTAGGAATCGAGGTTCATCGGGAGGTTCTATCACCGCTTGCCACCGGCAGGAAGCGTTCATTCCTGCCGGTGAGATTTGGTGCGGTCGGCGAGACTCGAACTCGCACAGCTTTCGCCACTACCCCCTCAAGATAGCGTGTCTACCAATTTCACCACGACCGCGGTTTTTTGCTGTCCGAATGGCATGAGGAACCCGTTGAGGTTTTGGCTTTCCGGACAGCTTTAGAGTTTACCCTGAAATGCGGTCGTTTTCACTCGACGGCCGCATCGATCACGCGCGGATCACTTGCTCGGGATCTGGCCAGCGCCCGAAGCAGGTGCAGCCGGCGCCGACGCCGCGGCGCTCGCGGCCTGCGCGGCAGGTTCGCTGCCCGCAGGGATCTGCCCTGCCGCATTCGAGGCCGCGGGTGCCGGCGGCGGTGCGGCGATGGCCGCGCGTTCGAGCAGGCTGCCGCCGCCCGAAGGCTGCGCATGACCGAAGTAGGCCAGCATCAGCGTGCAGGCGAAGAAGACCGCAGCGAGCACCGCCGTCGTGCGCGAAAGAAAGTTGGCGCTGCCGCTGGCACCGAAGAGACTGCCCGCACTGCCGCTGCCGAAGGCCGCGCCCATGTCGGCGCCCTTGCCGTGCTGGATCAGGATCAGGCCGATCATCGCGAGCGCGGTGAGCATCTGCACGCCCACCAGGATATTGAGGACCACGTTCATTCGTTCTAACTCCTAATTGATTGGCCGTCGCGCCCGCATCAGCGCGCCGCGGCAATGATCTGCAGAAAATCGGGCGCCTTCAGCGATGCGCCGCCGATCAGGCCGCCGTCGATATCGGCCTGCGCCAGCAGCTCGGCCGCATTGGCGGCGTTCATGCTGCCGCCATAGAGAATCCGGATGCCGGCGGCGTGTTCGCTCGCGGCATGGTGCAGCTGTGCGCGCAGCAAGGCATGCACCGCCTGCGCCTCGTCGGGTGTCGCGGTCTTGCCGGTGCCGATGGCCCACACGGGCTCGTAGGCAACGACGACTTCGCTGATGCAATGGCCGTTGACATGGATCACCGCCGCGAGTTGCCGCTTGACGACGTCCTCGGTCTGCCCCGCTTCGCGCTGTGCCAGCGTTTCGCCGACGCAGACGATCGGCGTGATGCCGTTGGCGAGCGCAGCGGCGGTCTTGGCAGCCACCGCCTCGTCCGTCTCGCCGTGGTACTGGCGGCGCTCCGAATGGCCGACGATCGCATAGCGCACGCCGAAGTCCTTCAGCATCGCAGCCGATTGCTCGCCCGTGAACGCGCCTTGCGGCTGGGCCGACAGGTCCTGCGCGCCAAGCGCGATCGGCGAGCGCGCGACCAGCGCCTGCACCTGCGCCAGGTACGGCGCTGGAACGCACACCGCGACCTCGCAGGCGGGCGTGCCGATGCCCTGCAGCAGGGCCTTCACCAGCGCCTCGTTGGCGCCGAGGCTGCCGTTCATCTTCCAGTTTCCGGCGATCAGCTTCTTCTTCGTCATGCCATCTCTTCACCAGGTCAGCACGATCTTGCCGATGTGCTGATTCGATTCCATCAACGCGTGCGCCTGCGCGGCGCCGCTCGGCTCGCCGCCGGCAGCGAAGCTGCTGTGGACCACGGGCTTGACCGCGCCGCTTTCGAGCAGCGGCCAGACCTTCTCGCGCAACGCCTTGGCGATCGAGCCCTTGAAGGCGATCGGCCGCGGACGCAAGGTCGAGCCGGTGACCGTGAGCCGCTTGCGCAGCACCATGCCGGCGTTGAACTCGCTCTTGACGCCGCCCTGCACCGCGATGATCACGAGGCGACCGTCTTCGGCCAGGCATTCGATCTCGCGCGCGACGTAGCTGCCGGCGACCATGTCGAGCACGACGTCTACACCCTTGCCGCCGGTGAGGCGCTTGGCCTCCGCGACGAAATCCGCGGTCTTGTAGTTGATCGCATGGTCGGCACCGAGCTTGCGGCAGGCTTCGCACTTGTCGTCGCTGCCCGCGGTGACGATCACGGTGGCGCCGAGCGCCTTGCCGAGCTGGATCGCCGTCACGCCGATACCGCTCGAGCCGCCCTGGATCAGCAGCGTCTCGCCCTTCTGCAGGCGGCCGCGTTCGAACACGTTGCTCCAGACGGTGAAGAAGGTCTCGGGCAGCGTGGCCGCATCGGCATCGCTCCATCCCTTGGGCACCGGCAGGCATTGCGCGACGGGCGCCGCGCACAGCTCGGCATAGCCGCCGCCGGCGACCAGCGCGCACACGTGGTCGCCGATCTTGAATCCAGCATCGGCCATTGCCTTCGCGTCGCCCGACACGATCTCGCCGGCCACCTCGAGGCCCGGCAGGTCGGAAGCGCCCGGCGGCACCGGATAGTTGCCGGTGCGCTGCAGCACGTCGGGCCGGTTCACGCCGCTCGCGGCCACGCGGATCAGCAATTCGCCCGCGCCCGCGACCGGCGCAGGACGTTCCACCACGCGCAGCACCTCGGGGGCACCGAACGATGTGATTTCAATGGCTTTCATGGTTTTTCCTGGCAGCGCCCGGCGGGCGGAAATCGCTGGTTCCACGACGCGCGGCGGCGTTGCAGCCGCCGCGCGCACCTCATCAGGATTGATGCTCGCCGCGATGGGCGTCCTGCGGCAACGGCTGTTGCTCAACCACCTGCTCGGCCTGTTGTTCACCGCCGCGCTCGTTGTTGTTCTCGAAGCGCGGTGCGCGCTCGGGACGCGGCGGACGATCGCCACGGTCGCCACGGTCGCCGCCGCGATCACCACGGTCGGAACGCTCGCGACGCTCGCGGTCTTCGCGCGGCGGACGGTCGTTGAACTCCATGCCGGCCGGACGCTCGGTCAATGCCTTCATCGACAGCTTGACGCGGCCCTTCTCGTCGGTCTCGAGCACCTTGACCTTGACGATCTGGCCTTCGCTCAGGTAGTCGGTCACCTTCTCGACACGTTCGTGCGCGATCTGGCTGATGTGCAGCAGACCGTCCTTGCCGGGCAGCAGGTTGATCAGCGCGCCGAAGTCGAGGATCTTGGTGACCGGGCCTTCGTAGACCTTGCCGATCTCGACTTCCGCCGTGATCTGCTCGATGCGCTTCTTGGCCATCTCGGCCTTCTCGGGATCGGTCGAGGCGATGGTGATGGTGCCGTCCTCGTCGATGTTGATCTGCGTGCCGGTTTCCTCGGTCAGCGCGCGGATCACCGAGCCGCCCTTGCCGATCACGTCGCGGATCTTCTCGGGGTTGATCTTCATCGTGAACAGGCGCGGCGCGAAGCTCGAGACCTCGGCCTTCGCCTCGCCCATCGCTTCCTGCATCTTGCCGAGGATATGCATGCGCGCTTCCTTGGCCTGCGCCAGCGCGACCTGCATGATTTCCTTGGTGATGCCCTGGATCTTGATGTCCATCTGCAGCGCGGTGATGCCGTTGGTCGTGCCGGCCACCTTGAAGTCCATGTCGCCCAGGTGATCCTCGTCGCCCAGGATGTCGGTCAGCACCGCGAAGCGGTTGTCTTCCTTGATCAGACCCATCGCGATGCCGGCCACGTGCGCCTTCATCGGCACGCCGGCGTCCATCATGGAGAGACAGCCGCCGCAGACCGAAGCCATCGACGAGGAACCGTTCGACTCGGTGATCTCGGACACGACGCGGATGGTGTAGGGAAACTCGTCCTTGCTCGGCAGGCATGCCACGAGCGCGCGCTTGGCCAGGCGGCCATGGCCGACTTCGCGGCGCTTGGTCGAGCCCATGCGGCCCACTTCGCCGGTGGCGAAGGGAGGCATGTTGTAGTGGAACAGGAAGCGGTCTTCGTATTCGCCCATCAGCGCGTCGATGCGCTGCGCGTCGCGTTCGGTGCCGAGCGTGGTCACGACCAGCGCCTGGGTTTCGCCGCGCGTGAAGAGCGCCGAGCCGTGGGTGCGCGGCAGCACGCTATTGCGGATCTCGATCGGACGCACGGTGCGCGTGTCGCGACCGTCGATGCGCGGCTCGCCGGCCA from Variovorax sp. PBL-E5 includes the following:
- the nuoF gene encoding NADH-quinone oxidoreductase subunit NuoF; this translates as MTTSEQVLSQFQATGVQTCFHDRHITPQIYAGLNGTNWRLADYEARGGYQALRKILAEGLTPDQVIAEVKASGLRGRGGAGFPTGLKWSFMPRQFPGQKYLVCNSDEGEPGTCKDRDLLQYNPHIVIEGMAIAAYAMGISVGYNYIHGEIFTTYERFEEALEEARAAGYLGDGILGSSFNFQLHATHGFGAYICGEETALLESLEGKKGQPRFKPPFPASFGLYGKPTTINNTETFAAVPWIIVNGGPAYLECGKPNNGGTKIFSVSGDVELPGNYEIPMGTPFSKLLELAGGVRRGRQLKAVIPGGSSAPVLPASIMMDCTMDYDAIAKAGSMLGSGAVIVMDDSRSMVESLKRLSYFYMHESCGQCTPCREGTGWLWRVVDRIHNGQGKASDMDLLNSVADNIQGRTICALGDAAAMPVRAMIKHFRHEFEALIPGYVPKTTAKA
- a CDS encoding NADH-quinone oxidoreductase subunit NuoE family protein gives rise to the protein MTSATSHDTPTGASAPLSAATLDLFAREVAKYPPAGKQSAVMACLTIVQKDEGFVSMQREREIAAYLGIAPIAVHEVTTFYNMYNQRPVGKYKLNVCTNLPCQLRDGAVALVHCEKKLGIRMGETTPDGMFTLQQSECLGACADSPVMLVNDRTMCSFMSNEKIDQMIDGLRNAATEGAP
- a CDS encoding NADH-quinone oxidoreductase subunit D → MAEIKNYTLNFGPQHPAAHGVLRLVLELDGEVIQRADPHIGLLHRATEKLAETRTYIQSLPYMDRLDYVSMMSNEHAYCLAIERLMGLEVPERAQYIRVMFAEITRLLNHLLWLGAHGLDCGAMNMLIYCFREREDLFDMYEAVSGARMHAAYFRPGGVYRDLPDAMPQYKVSKIKNAKAIERLNQNRQGSLLDFIDDFCRRFPKMVDEYETLLTDNRIWKQRTVGIGVVTPERALNLGFTGPMLRGSGVEWDLRKKQPYDVYDRMDFDIAVGKTGDCYDRYLVRVEEMRQANRIIQQCSAWLRKNAGPVITDNHKVAAPARESMKANMEELIHHFKLFTEGFHVPEGEAYAAVEHPKGEFGIYLVSDGANKPYRLKIRAPGFPHLAALDEMSRGHMIADAVAVIGTMDIVFGEIDR
- a CDS encoding NADH-quinone oxidoreductase subunit C, coding for MTDFAIAPEALKTQITETLGAKARSVTLRLGEVTVVVGAADYIEAATLLRDAPGCRFEQLIDLCGLDYSDYREGTWEGERFCVVTHLLSVSLNQRVRLKVFVPNEDLPVIDSLTGIWNAAGWFEREAFDLYGIVFEGHDDLRRILTDYGFIGHPFRKDFPVSGHVEMRYDADQKRVIYQPVSIEPREITPRVIREDNYGGLH
- a CDS encoding NuoB/complex I 20 kDa subunit family protein produces the protein MAIEGVMKEGFVTTTYDSVVNWAKTGSLWPMTFGLACCAVEMMHAGAARYDIDRFGMLFRPSPRQSDLMIVAGTLCNKMAPALRKVYDQMPEPRWVLSMGSCANGGGYYHYSYSVVRGCDRIVPVDVYVPGCPPTAEALLYGIIQLQQKIRRTNTIARA
- a CDS encoding NADH-quinone oxidoreductase subunit A, which produces MNLDSYLPVLLFILVGVGVGVAPQVLGYILGPNRPDAQKNAPYECGFEAFEDARMKFDVRYYLVAILFILFDLEIAFLFPWAIALKQIGAVGFWAMMIFLAILVVGFVYEWKKGALDWE
- the secG gene encoding preprotein translocase subunit SecG: MNVVLNILVGVQMLTALAMIGLILIQHGKGADMGAAFGSGSAGSLFGASGSANFLSRTTAVLAAVFFACTLMLAYFGHAQPSGGGSLLERAAIAAPPPAPAASNAAGQIPAGSEPAAQAASAAASAPAAPASGAGQIPSK
- the tpiA gene encoding triose-phosphate isomerase; this encodes MTKKKLIAGNWKMNGSLGANEALVKALLQGIGTPACEVAVCVPAPYLAQVQALVARSPIALGAQDLSAQPQGAFTGEQSAAMLKDFGVRYAIVGHSERRQYHGETDEAVAAKTAAALANGITPIVCVGETLAQREAGQTEDVVKRQLAAVIHVNGHCISEVVVAYEPVWAIGTGKTATPDEAQAVHALLRAQLHHAASEHAAGIRILYGGSMNAANAAELLAQADIDGGLIGGASLKAPDFLQIIAAAR
- a CDS encoding NAD(P)H-quinone oxidoreductase yields the protein MKAIEITSFGAPEVLRVVERPAPVAGAGELLIRVAASGVNRPDVLQRTGNYPVPPGASDLPGLEVAGEIVSGDAKAMADAGFKIGDHVCALVAGGGYAELCAAPVAQCLPVPKGWSDADAATLPETFFTVWSNVFERGRLQKGETLLIQGGSSGIGVTAIQLGKALGATVIVTAGSDDKCEACRKLGADHAINYKTADFVAEAKRLTGGKGVDVVLDMVAGSYVAREIECLAEDGRLVIIAVQGGVKSEFNAGMVLRKRLTVTGSTLRPRPIAFKGSIAKALREKVWPLLESGAVKPVVHSSFAAGGEPSGAAQAHALMESNQHIGKIVLTW
- the pnp gene encoding polyribonucleotide nucleotidyltransferase, which produces MSLFNKVTKSFQWGDKTVVLETGEIARQASGAVVVDIEGTVVLATVVASKTAKPGQDFFPLTVDYIEKTYAAGKIPGSFFKREAKPSEHETLTSRLIDRPIRPLFPEGFLNEVHVVIHTLSLNPEVDADIAAMIGVSAALSVSGIPFSGPIGAARVGYINGQYVLNPGQTARKDSQMDLVVAGTEAAVLMVESEALQLSEEIMLGGVVFGHEQANIAINAIHELVRDAGKPVWDWKAPAEDEAFVAKVKGLAEEKLRAVYQIRSKQARTQALREANAGVMAALKESGEPFDAGKVNDLLFAIESKIVRGQILAGEPRIDGRDTRTVRPIEIRNSVLPRTHGSALFTRGETQALVVTTLGTERDAQRIDALMGEYEDRFLFHYNMPPFATGEVGRMGSTKRREVGHGRLAKRALVACLPSKDEFPYTIRVVSEITESNGSSSMASVCGGCLSMMDAGVPMKAHVAGIAMGLIKEDNRFAVLTDILGDEDHLGDMDFKVAGTTNGITALQMDIKIQGITKEIMQVALAQAKEARMHILGKMQEAMGEAKAEVSSFAPRLFTMKINPEKIRDVIGKGGSVIRALTEETGTQINIDEDGTITIASTDPEKAEMAKKRIEQITAEVEIGKVYEGPVTKILDFGALINLLPGKDGLLHISQIAHERVEKVTDYLSEGQIVKVKVLETDEKGRVKLSMKALTERPAGMEFNDRPPREDRERRERSDRGDRGGDRGDRGDRPPRPERAPRFENNNERGGEQQAEQVVEQQPLPQDAHRGEHQS